gggtgaagaggagttcccgttgtggcatagcggtaatgaacctcatgaaccacgaggacatgggtttgattcccagcctttCTTAATGGAtcaaggatccaacgttgccctgagctgtggtgtaggtcacagaccgggcttggatatggcgttgctgtggctgtggtgtaggctggcagctgtagctccacttcagcctctagcctgggaacttccatatggtgcaggcacagccctaaaaagcaaaaaaaaaaaaaaaaaaaaaaatcagggtgaGGAGGTGGCCGGAGCCTGTCTGCTGAGTAACTGGTCAGCAACTCCATCTGGGCCTCAGCCCATGACTTGCTTGCACCAGAGCCTCCAGAGACGGGGAAAGAGATCTCTGGGCACCAAGATGcaggaaacaggagaaaaaaaatgtttgggagtCGGAGATGCGTGACAGCACTGTGGCTTTTCCACTTCGGAGTCCAGTGACTCTGGCAAATTCCTCAGCCTCTCTCTGTTCCCTCACCTGCAAATTAGGAATTTTAGCGTCTTCCTCCCTGAGTCATTGTGAAGAGTAAAGcccccctatgttcactgcagctctattcacagtagccaagacatggaaacaacccaaatgtccgtcgaCAGGTGAATGGAGAGTGGATTAAGAGATGAGGTACGTATCCGCAACGGAACGCTACTcagccataatgccatttgcagcaacacggatggaactggagactctcatactaagggaggtaagtcagaaggagaaagacaaataccatatgctatcacttatatctggaatctaataatatggcacaaatgaacctatctatagaaaaggaacattctcatggacgtggagaacagacttgtggttgccaagggggaaggggaagggtgtgggagggacggggagtttggggtgaataGATTCAAACtgttgcatctggagtggataagcaatgagatcctgctgtacagcacagggaactgtatctagtcacttgtgatggagcgtgatggagataatgtgagataaagaatgtctatatatgtgtgtgactgggtcacttcgctctataccagaaattgacagaacattgtaaatcaactataatagaaaaaaatctttttttaaaaaaattagtaaatggaCATACAGTCCAATGCAATGTGGGAAACTTGATTGGATCCTAGTTTGAAAACAATTGGGGGaatctggggagggggtgctcacccacagcatgcagaagttcccaggccgggaatgaagccctcgccacagcagtgcctgagccacagcagtgacaatgccagatccttaacccactaggccaccagggaactcctggggatttAAATATGGTCTCTGTAGTATCACCTGGCATGGAGTACTCGTTCATTTCTGGGTGTGAGCATGGTATGTACTTCTGTGGACTGCCGTATTCGTGGGAGATACAGCGGAAGTATTTAAGGCACGAGTTTCCCAGGATGTGAAATGCAGGCAAATGGTTCAACACCAACCAAATGTCATCTGcatggagagaaagacagagcaAATATGATGACACGCTAACTGCTGAGTGAACATGGAGGGTCGTCAAATGGTTGCTGTGggtgttttccatttttcctttttcttttttgttctttgtcattttagggccacacctgtggcatatggaagttcccaggctaggtgttgaatcagagctacagctgccaccctccaccacagccccagcaacatgggatccaagccatgtccgtgacctataccacaggtcacggcaacgctggatccttaacccacggagggaggtcagggatcgaacctgtgtcctcatggatactagtcgggttcattaactactgagccacgacgggaactccccatttttcttaatgcttaaaatttgtcaaataaaaactggaagagaaaaggaataaacaaGACAAGGTATGTTAAGCACCTGCCCAGTGCCGTGTTGAGCAatgtttatttcataaatattcatattatGTCATCAGAGGTGATATCAGCCAAGAATGGGGGATGGGCCAGCCAGGCACGATTCTGGGGATACAGCAATAGTTGCTAGAGGGCCAGAGCAGACATTAAACAACAAAATCAATATGTGAAGACAGTGCCCAGTAATATGGAGACAGTCACAGACGAGGGACCCCGGCTGGGAGTGCCACACTGGCTTGGGTGCGCCTAAGCCTCTGAGCAGGTGGAATGTGAGCTGAGGATGGACCATGCCAGGAAGCTGGCTGTGCAGAACCCCCCGCCACCCTGTGCATCCCAGGGCCCTAGTAGGGTTCAGGATGCCACGCGGGGTGACATCAGCCAAGAGCCAGAGCTGGGCGTGTTTGCTTCCTCTCTAGGAGCAACCAGCCATGGCTGAGTTTATGCTCTTAGAACTCTTCAGTCTGTTCAGACAGGCCAGATACCATCAGCATCTCAGAGCAGTGAACTCTAGGGTGTGGGGGCAGGAGCAGGTGCTAAGGGTGCCACTTTCTGCAACCAACCCGTGATCTGGAACTGGCCTTAGAGAAAATCTCTGCGGCCCTCTTCACGGGCCCTGAGGCTGGAGAAGACACTTCTCCGTCGCACAGTTCACAAGGCAAAGTATGTTCGACCTCATTCATAACTCAAGAAATGcaatttgatggagttcccattgcggctcagcagttaacgaacctgactggcatccatgaggacacaggttcgatccctggccttgctcggtgggttaaggatccagcattgctgtgagcggtggtgtaggtccagatgcggctcagatctcgagttggtatggctgtggggtaggccagcagctgcagctccaattcgacccctagcctgggaacctccatatgctcctggtgtgaccctaaaaaaaaagaccaaaaaagaaaaagaaatgcaatctGAGGAGtactcttgtggtgcagcggattaaagatctggcgttatcactctggttgctgctgtgaagCAGGTcgactccctggcctgggaacttccacaagccatgagcaaggccagataaataaataagtagatacaAGTTGAAATTTTACCCATCAGATTAGTAAAGActaaggagattgaaaatatcaAGTCTGAGTCtgtggctcagagtgttaagaatctggctagtatccatgaggatgtgagttcaatccctggcttcgctcagtgggttaaggatatggtgtcaccaccagcagcagcataggttgcagatgcggctgggatctggcggatctggtgtggctgtggctgtggcattggccggcctttgcagctctgattcaatccctaacctgagaacttctttatgctgtgggtgcggccctaaaaaagaaaaaagaaaaaaaaaatctcaaatcctgGTGAAGCTGTGGGAACACCCTTCTCCCATCTGTCATTTGTTCAGCCTCTTGTAGGTAATCTGGGTTCTGTCCATCGGCTTTGAAATTGTGATCACTCTTTGGCTCAGCAGTTCCATTTTAATGAATCTACTCTGAAGGTATCATTAaaggagtgatttttaaaaaaaaagaaattgtttcgGGATTTATTAGAAattgatagtcttttttttttaatttttttggccacatctgcagcatgcggaagttcccagtctagggatcgaagCTGTGCTGCAGCaacaatccaagccacagcagtgacaacactggatccttaacctgctgagccaccagggaactccaagaagtgattttttaaaaaatgtaggatGGTCATTGAATTATGACAGTAACATTTACAGCACTGCAGGAATTATATCACCGAAAAGGAAGCAACCAGAATGTCCACCAGGAAGAGACTGCTCAACATAATTggggatagggagttcctgttgtggctcagcaggagcacacctgaccagtaaccatgaggacatgggttcgatccctggcctcgctcagtggcttaaggatccggtgttgccacgagctgtggtgtaggtcacagacgcgcctcggatccggcgttgctgtggctgaggtgtaggccggaagctgtagctctgattagacccctagcctggggacctccatatgccacaggtatggccctaaaaagaccaaaaaaaattatggataaataaatgatacatttAATATGAGTGAATTTTTGGAAACAAAATGTAGGTATGTATAAGAATAATATAGGTTAGTGTGGGCACAGGAGAAAAATCCGGAAGACCATATGGAAACGTTAATAACGAGATCTCTGGGGCATGAAATCCCAGGGACTTTTACTTTCTACAGTATGCTATTTCCGTAGTACTGAAATTTTGTATCACAAGCATGTAGGACTGTTGTAAGCAGAAAAAGGAGGATTTCAAAGTGAGAAGGATGGAAGAACTGCAGTGGCTATTCGTTCCTCTTTTTGGCCAGCCAGGACCTGAAACATCTGGGTAATCCACCTGCCTTAGGGTCTCCCACTGGAGATGTTGTTTGTGGCCTTCTGAGGCCAGGACCATGTGGCCCTGCCATGGAAGGCCAGATGGACACTGTGCCAAATCCTGGTTCTTATTCATCTCCCCGCAATCCCCCCGGGAGCCCAAGGAGCCCGAGGCAGCCACTGGTTGAACTTGGGTTTTCTGCCACTTGCAGTCAGAGGGGTAAATAATGTCCTCACttgggcaaaaaaaagaaaaagaaaaaaaaaaagcaggtaggGGAGTGATCCTCCAGGGCCCACTGAGACCCACAGAATTTGAACAAGCAAGTTTTGGGAGGGACTGAAGCCAGAGAAACTCCGGGGACCTGAGGGGCGTCCGTGGGTCTTCTCTCTGGAGCTGCCCTATTGGGAGTTGTGACAGGGGAGCCCGGCTTGGTGTAGCCCCCATAGTGTCTAGAAAGTATATCTGAGTGACACACGTCATTTTTTCCTCACGGATTCTCTGAGCCAAAACCCCTGGAAGATAAGAAGTGCTTGATTTGATAAAGTGCATCTGTGACCATCCCATCATCCCAGGTGAAGATGCTTAAGCAGGAAGGCAAGTCTGTCTGCTCCTCCCTCAGCTCCCGTCCACATGGAAACTGGATAAGCAAGCCCATGGCAACAGGAACAGAGGCTGCCTCTTCGAGGTGAAAGAGCGGTGGAAGAGACCTTGCATTCCATGTACTTTTTgaactattttcattttcacaagaATCTTTATTAACCCTAAAAAATAACTTATAATCTGCCATCTTTGGCAGATTATAAGTTAACTGAATATCTAACTGAAGtttggggagttctcgttgtggctccgtgggttaaggactaaggactcgggtttgatccctggcctcgctcagggggttaaggatctggcattgtcgtgagctgcggctcggttgctgcggtgtaggctggcagctgcagctccgagctctaagaccccctagcccaggaacttccatatgccacaggtgtggccctaaaaagaaaaaaaattttgaattttcatgtaagaatatacacacatactttctCTTCCTAGAAAGTGAAACCATTGCATATGAAGTTGTCTCCTAGACTCTCCCTGCTGACCACCCCCAAACAATCTCCAGCAGAATTGCTACTATCACTTTCGTGAGTATctttccatacatttttttttttttcctttttcagctgcacctgaggcatatgcaagttcccaggtcagggatggaatctgagccatagctgcaacttatgccacagctgcaccaatactgactccttaacccactgtgccatcacaggaactcctctttccaagtctttttaaatgtgttttcatgCATATATATGTCCCTACAATAAATATATAGTCTAGATTTGAACATAAAAGAGATCGAGCATAAAATGTTTGCATACGGTGCTTTCTTTCTGGTGGACTTATTCTCTCAATGACTTGTCTTCAGGAAGCATCCTTTTCAGGAATTTAACTCCTCTAagacccttcccctccccaagaAGTAACAAGTCTGCGGTCTTTCTAAATGCTGCCCCTAAGACCACTCCAGCAGAAGTTCTTGGGGTAAAGCTGCCTgatttggcaaataaaaatataggaggtaggttaaattttattttatttatttatttatttatttagtcttttctagggccacacccacggcacatggacgttcccaggctaggggtctaatcgaagctgtaaccaccagcctatgccagagccacagcaacggtggctccaagccgtgtctatgacctacaccacagctcacggcaacgccggatccttaacccactgagcgaggtcagggatcgaacatgcaacctcatggttcctagtcatattcgttaaccacagagccacgacaggaactccataggttAAATTTTTGGTTTCAAATAAGGAATCCCTGTTACATATCAATGTCCCACAGACCGCTGAGGACATActtaaactaaaaaacaaaacccaaaaaacccaattcCTATCTTTTATTtacctgaaattcagatttaactgagTACTCCTACCCTGGGGTACTTGTTTAAAATCGTCCTTGTTCCTTTGTAAGATTCAGTAGGTCTAGGTGAAGCTCACCAGGAATCTGGTTGGTTGCttggtggggttttgtttggttgcttttggcgggggtgggggctgtatTTTTGAAGCGGTATTCAGATTGCCGGTCAGGGCGGGGAACCCATTAGTCAACCACACGGAGCTCCTCTCCCAGAGAAAATACACGTTTTCCTTCTTCAGTCCTTACTGAGTTAGCCCAGTAGGAGTCAGGCCTCCAGAGATGGCCCTGGGACCTCTGCCTTGGGGAGTCCTTTCGGGAGTGGCGCCCATGGCCCCACTACATTGTCAGGACAATCAATCGGCCCTGCTACTCTTCTGCAAGCCGCCCCATTTCCTTTAGACCTGCTGATTTTTCTGAGGTCCCAGGATTTCTACAGCTTGGCCAACCGCCCTCGGCCCACGCTGTGATTCTCAAAATTAGCACAATGGCAGAGGGCTGGAGGGGGAAATGGGTAGGGCCAGGAATAAAGAAGAGAGAAGTTTGGGCTCTCCCCCAAACTTCTCTcaaaccacccccaccccccttacGCGCCTACCCCCAGCTCTTCTTTCTGGGTAACCCTTGAGCCAGACTCTTGGGTTCCTCTGTTTTTTCTGCGCCCAGAGAAGGCGAGACTGGGGGCCTGGAGGGACTTGGCCAACACAACCCACGCCAGAgccaatccctggctgggaagtGGAAGTGGGTGTGGCGACGGAGGGGGGCGTGGCTTGACAGCTTCAGCGACCCGTCTGGACCAATCCCGACCCGGGCGGCGAAGCTCACTCCCCTACCTGGGCCAGGTGCGCCAGCCTCGGCGTCTCTCCTTTGCTCTGCGCGTCGCATGGAGGGCTCCGGGGAGGCGTCGTGGGGAGACCAAACCCGGACTCAGTTCCCAATGGAGCCCTTGGAAAGCCAGGTCCCGAAGCTGGAGCCGAAGCAGGTTCTCGCGGAGGAAAGACAGCCTGAGAGTCCTGGGAGCAGCCCGAGTCTGGCTTCCGCCGTGAAGGAAGCGGCGGGCGCGAGCCAGGACCTGTCTAGCGGAAAGAAGCTGCCCTCGCCTCGCCCGGCGCCCCTGAAGTTGCTGCCACTCAGCCTGGGCTACGGCGCCTTCCGCCGCCAAGCGTCGTCCGGCTCGGAGCCGCCGTCGCCCGGCCCCGCTGCGACCGAACAGTCCCGGGACGGCGAGACACCGGGGGCCGAACTGGCGCCTAGGGCCACGCCGGGTGAGCCGGCTCCAGGCTCCTGGGCCCCCATGGAACTGCAGGTGGACGTGCGCGTGAAGCCCGTGGGCGCGGCTGGCGGCAGCCGTGCGCCCTCGCCAGCGCCCTCCACGCGCTTCCTCACCGTCCCTGTGCCGGAGTCCCCCGCCTTCTCCCGCCACGCCTCCCCAGCGCAGCTGCTCCTGCGGCAGACCCCGTCCCCGGGCAGCACGTGGGGCCGTGGCGTGCCGCTGGCCGTAGGCCG
This Phacochoerus africanus isolate WHEZ1 chromosome 16, ROS_Pafr_v1, whole genome shotgun sequence DNA region includes the following protein-coding sequences:
- the KLRG2 gene encoding killer cell lectin-like receptor subfamily G member 2 isoform X1; the encoded protein is MEGSGEASWGDQTRTQFPMEPLESQVPKLEPKQVLAEERQPESPGSSPSLASAVKEAAGASQDLSSGKKLPSPRPAPLKLLPLSLGYGAFRRQASSGSEPPSPGPAATEQSRDGETPGAELAPRATPGEPAPGSWAPMELQVDVRVKPVGAAGGSRAPSPAPSTRFLTVPVPESPAFSRHASPAQLLLRQTPSPGSTWGRGVPLAVGRAERGLDGEGWASHPEGRAESPGSPTCRCRCKEDAVLLPRAEGDGDKKLSRVIKLIGLPMYMKSLRWALAVMALLLALSSVAIVALASKAGPTHSALAGLPTSGLLQEPDAGPALEAGCGPMTTATTSLPNCRPGRPAGPSAQPTTPLFPC